One Sphingomonas sabuli genomic region harbors:
- a CDS encoding uracil-DNA glycosylase, whose amino-acid sequence MKGRIRAMVGTGIAADAREAASALRWWLEMGVDVAIQEDARNWLADDKAAPALLAPEKPAAPAELPDTLEAFHHWLSNDASAPLFAPRSKAVMPHGDSEPEIMILAEPPRREDIASGTPLSGEAKNLLQAMLRAIGMAGQAYVANLACFLAPVSRMSPQQVAQCAEAARRHVALVKPKRLLLLGDAPCVALLDKTVADARGHTHRIEGVPAVATFHPRQLIIRTGDKGRAWQDLLLLTKDSQ is encoded by the coding sequence ATGAAGGGGAGAATCCGCGCCATGGTGGGAACGGGCATCGCCGCAGACGCGCGCGAGGCCGCCAGCGCGTTGCGCTGGTGGCTGGAGATGGGCGTCGACGTCGCCATCCAGGAGGATGCCCGCAACTGGCTAGCCGACGATAAGGCCGCCCCTGCCCTGCTCGCCCCGGAGAAGCCTGCCGCGCCGGCCGAACTTCCGGACACGCTTGAGGCGTTCCACCACTGGCTGTCGAACGACGCGTCCGCGCCGCTGTTCGCGCCGCGGTCGAAGGCGGTTATGCCGCATGGCGATAGCGAACCCGAAATCATGATCCTGGCCGAACCGCCAAGGCGCGAGGATATCGCTAGCGGGACGCCGCTCAGCGGCGAGGCCAAAAACCTGCTGCAGGCCATGCTCAGGGCCATCGGGATGGCAGGACAAGCCTATGTCGCAAACCTCGCCTGTTTCCTGGCGCCGGTTTCCCGGATGAGCCCGCAACAGGTCGCGCAATGCGCCGAGGCCGCGCGCCGACACGTCGCGCTGGTCAAGCCGAAGCGGCTGCTGCTGCTCGGCGATGCGCCGTGCGTGGCGCTGCTGGACAAGACCGTGGCCGACGCTCGCGGCCATACGCACCGTATCGAAGGCGTGCCCGCCGTCGCCACCTTTCACCCGCGCCAACTGATCATACGCACGGGCGACAAGGGGCGTGCCTGGCAGGACCTGCTGCTTTTGACCAAGGACAGCCAATGA
- a CDS encoding lytic transglycosylase domain-containing protein, producing the protein MTISAILLTAAAAAQPVSDPLAPLPQARPAPIAAQPIPVAPTPYPVIGQPQPYVPVAPPIVVPRDWRGVFAAIRGGRWLEAQAGISALPPSVLTPVAKAELYTARNSPTVDLPRLQMLLAEAPDLPNADQLSRMAVTRGALTPPSIIPARRTIGLGSAPTRYRAKPVSGEPLADALRAQLDDYVKANDGPNAEAVFLGQAPYLSANARAEAAQRVAWTYYSRNDDFNARRVADYWRQGAGPEWGSQAAWVSALAAWRMNDCNAASRAFKEVASTAVQRELSAGGYYWAARAEQMCRRPQSVQGLLKAAAASPESFYGLIARETLGTETRLPRSAPVSTAQVENYGNIRRAVELARIGETALAEQMLRHQAKIGSPADHGAILEIAKRLHLAGAQYWLGTNGQSGARVAAADRYPMPAWAPAGGWRVEPALAFAHITQESNWRSGVVSPAGAVGLMQVMPGTAASLARSNGLGYSSSTLYDPTQNMEYGQSYIEKMRASSYTGGQLPKVIASYNAGPLPVGRWAAIPDRGDPLLWIESVPYWETRYYIPAVMRNLWVYEGLKGRDSESLKAVVQHRWPAVPGASAR; encoded by the coding sequence ATGACGATTTCCGCAATCTTGCTGACAGCTGCAGCGGCGGCCCAGCCCGTATCCGACCCACTGGCGCCCTTGCCGCAGGCGCGACCGGCGCCGATTGCGGCGCAGCCGATCCCGGTGGCGCCGACGCCCTATCCCGTCATCGGCCAACCGCAACCGTACGTCCCCGTCGCGCCGCCCATCGTCGTCCCGCGTGACTGGCGCGGGGTTTTCGCGGCCATTCGTGGCGGCCGCTGGCTGGAGGCACAGGCCGGCATCTCCGCGCTTCCGCCCAGCGTCCTGACCCCTGTTGCCAAGGCGGAACTGTATACGGCCAGGAATTCACCCACCGTTGACTTGCCGCGGTTGCAGATGCTGTTGGCCGAAGCGCCGGACCTGCCCAACGCCGACCAATTGTCGCGCATGGCGGTCACGCGCGGTGCGCTCACCCCGCCGTCAATCATTCCGGCGCGGCGTACGATCGGCCTTGGATCGGCCCCGACCCGGTACCGCGCCAAGCCGGTCAGCGGAGAACCACTCGCCGACGCGCTGCGCGCGCAGTTGGATGATTATGTGAAGGCGAACGACGGTCCCAACGCCGAAGCGGTCTTTTTGGGGCAGGCGCCATATCTGTCCGCCAATGCCCGGGCCGAAGCCGCGCAGCGCGTCGCCTGGACCTATTACAGCCGCAACGACGACTTCAATGCTCGGCGCGTGGCCGATTACTGGCGCCAGGGTGCAGGCCCTGAATGGGGGTCGCAGGCGGCGTGGGTATCCGCCCTTGCCGCGTGGCGCATGAACGATTGCAACGCCGCGTCGCGCGCGTTCAAGGAAGTGGCGTCGACCGCTGTCCAACGCGAACTGTCGGCCGGCGGCTATTACTGGGCCGCGCGGGCGGAACAAATGTGCCGCCGTCCGCAATCGGTTCAGGGGCTGCTCAAGGCCGCCGCGGCATCGCCCGAAAGCTTTTACGGCCTGATCGCGCGCGAAACGCTGGGCACTGAAACTCGGCTTCCGCGAAGTGCGCCCGTCTCTACGGCGCAGGTCGAAAATTACGGCAACATCCGCCGGGCGGTGGAACTGGCGCGGATCGGTGAGACCGCTCTCGCCGAACAGATGCTGCGCCACCAAGCCAAGATCGGGTCGCCTGCCGACCATGGCGCCATCCTGGAAATCGCGAAGCGGCTCCATTTGGCCGGGGCGCAATATTGGCTTGGCACCAATGGTCAGTCGGGCGCCCGCGTCGCGGCCGCGGACCGCTATCCGATGCCGGCCTGGGCACCCGCCGGCGGCTGGCGGGTCGAGCCCGCGCTGGCTTTCGCCCACATCACCCAGGAATCGAACTGGCGGTCCGGCGTCGTCAGCCCCGCGGGTGCCGTGGGGCTGATGCAGGTCATGCCGGGAACTGCCGCTTCGCTCGCCAGGTCGAACGGTCTCGGCTACTCCTCCTCGACCCTGTACGACCCGACCCAGAATATGGAGTACGGGCAAAGCTACATCGAAAAGATGCGAGCGTCGTCCTATACCGGCGGCCAACTGCCCAAGGTCATCGCCTCCTATAATGCGGGGCCGCTGCCGGTTGGCCGATGGGCAGCCATCCCCGACAGAGGCGACCCGCTCCTGTGGATCGAAAGCGTCCCCTATTGGGAAACGCGCTATTACATCCCGGCGGTGATGCGGAACCTGTGGGTGTACGAGGGGCTCAAGGGTCGCGATTCCGAATCCTTGAAGGCCGTCGTTCAGCATCGCTGGCCCGCCGTTCCGGGCGCATCGGCTCGCTAG
- a CDS encoding PqqD family protein, with protein MTTYRRTSELLEAEVGDELVGLEPRLGHCFGLNSVAADVWRQLEQPQTFAALRDYLLTNYEVESEQCAHELRELLDEMAAKGLVAAEA; from the coding sequence ATGACAACCTACCGACGGACCAGCGAACTGCTCGAGGCTGAAGTTGGCGACGAGCTAGTCGGGCTCGAACCCCGACTTGGCCATTGCTTCGGGCTCAATTCGGTCGCGGCCGACGTCTGGAGGCAGCTGGAACAGCCGCAAACCTTCGCCGCGCTCCGCGATTACCTGCTGACCAATTATGAGGTGGAGTCAGAACAGTGCGCGCACGAGCTGCGCGAACTGCTCGACGAAATGGCCGCCAAGGGACTTGTCGCAGCCGAAGCCTAG
- a CDS encoding asparagine synthase-related protein encodes MTAFAGFFSFKDGIDPGLACGAMSSHATRRDLVGDGPVSFAHIPDFDGFAGTAVVPEANLRMAGDARLHNRAEIASRVKPHSSSLANMSDLQLLLRAWQNDGPACLDYVRGDFAFALFDGRSRRLWLVRAPMSGCQLFYNQRHEGIGFASDLHMLLRMPGLDRELDLSSAARFASGIPFPDSTTMYRGVSRLNHSTMLEIDDDGHSRATVFWSPRRVRPSGVESRDYAERFATSFETAVGRRLSKGTGGVASELSSGRDSGAVTVVAAELLQAQGLSLDAFTAAPESGFSRLAPYGRISDESGVADSVAALHPNIRHHVLRPNGDPFDLLDTAHALLPNPIGHLSNFPWSRDIVQGARDAGAHVLLNGAVGNFTVSAGGRAALLPLLREEGALRWLRAALASATGPRDFARLMHSTFGGLVPRSGYNWLIRLVSARPSQAMGLDLLRPKYRASVQQLAEAELEDRRPPANWFELRREMLMAQDPTNAFGRSHGVDTRDPTADRDFIETCFAAPPELLVGRGHANPLYDRVFAAKLGRQPGDVRPRGYQAADWYNQFTRARVRSAYHECRNHPAVMELLEVDRLDRLIEEWPTRWDDWWQEIFYRNTVLGAVGLAHFVKTNF; translated from the coding sequence GTGACGGCGTTCGCGGGTTTCTTCAGTTTCAAAGACGGCATCGACCCCGGGCTGGCCTGCGGGGCGATGTCGAGTCACGCGACTCGACGTGACTTAGTCGGCGATGGCCCTGTCAGCTTCGCTCACATTCCTGACTTTGACGGGTTCGCGGGAACAGCCGTGGTCCCGGAGGCAAATCTCCGCATGGCCGGCGACGCCCGATTGCACAATCGTGCTGAGATTGCGTCGCGGGTTAAGCCGCACTCCTCCAGCCTAGCTAATATGTCGGACCTGCAGCTTCTGCTCCGCGCGTGGCAGAACGACGGTCCGGCATGCCTTGATTATGTGCGCGGCGATTTCGCCTTCGCGCTGTTCGACGGCCGCAGCCGGCGTCTATGGCTGGTGCGAGCGCCCATGTCGGGATGCCAGCTATTCTATAATCAGCGACACGAAGGGATCGGCTTCGCCTCCGACTTGCACATGCTGCTGCGGATGCCGGGACTTGATCGCGAGCTCGATCTTTCGTCGGCCGCGAGGTTCGCTTCTGGCATACCGTTTCCCGACTCCACCACGATGTACCGCGGCGTTTCGCGGCTCAATCACTCGACGATGCTGGAGATTGATGACGACGGGCATAGTCGAGCCACGGTTTTCTGGTCGCCGCGCAGGGTGCGGCCCAGCGGCGTGGAGAGCAGGGATTATGCCGAGCGCTTCGCGACGAGTTTCGAGACCGCTGTTGGACGGCGGTTATCGAAGGGCACGGGCGGCGTTGCTTCGGAACTGAGTTCCGGCCGCGACAGCGGCGCTGTCACGGTTGTCGCTGCCGAACTGTTACAGGCGCAAGGCCTGTCCCTCGACGCTTTCACAGCAGCACCAGAGAGCGGTTTTTCCCGGCTCGCACCGTATGGCAGGATTAGCGACGAAAGCGGCGTGGCGGACAGCGTCGCCGCTCTTCACCCGAACATTCGTCACCACGTCCTGCGACCGAACGGTGATCCATTCGATCTGTTGGACACGGCGCATGCATTGCTCCCCAACCCGATCGGGCATTTGTCGAACTTCCCCTGGAGCCGCGACATCGTTCAGGGTGCGCGTGACGCAGGCGCGCACGTGTTGCTGAACGGCGCGGTTGGAAATTTCACCGTCAGTGCCGGGGGCCGGGCGGCGCTATTGCCGCTATTGCGGGAAGAGGGCGCGTTGCGATGGCTTCGGGCGGCCCTCGCCTCGGCGACCGGACCGCGGGACTTTGCGCGACTGATGCATTCGACGTTTGGCGGGCTGGTCCCGCGATCAGGATATAACTGGCTGATCCGGCTCGTCAGCGCGCGGCCGAGCCAGGCGATGGGACTGGACCTGCTTCGGCCTAAATATCGTGCATCGGTCCAGCAACTGGCCGAAGCGGAGCTGGAGGACCGGCGTCCACCCGCCAATTGGTTCGAGTTGCGCCGCGAGATGCTGATGGCGCAGGATCCCACCAACGCTTTTGGCCGCAGCCATGGCGTCGATACGCGCGATCCGACCGCGGACCGGGACTTTATCGAGACCTGCTTTGCCGCGCCGCCCGAGCTCCTTGTCGGGCGGGGACACGCCAACCCGCTATACGATCGTGTTTTTGCCGCGAAGCTCGGCAGGCAGCCGGGCGATGTTCGACCGCGCGGGTACCAGGCGGCCGACTGGTATAACCAGTTTACGCGTGCGCGGGTGCGGTCCGCCTATCACGAGTGCCGAAATCATCCGGCGGTGATGGAATTGCTGGAAGTCGACCGCCTCGACCGGTTGATCGAGGAGTGGCCTACGCGATGGGACGATTGGTGGCAGGAGATTTTCTACCGCAACACCGTTCTCGGTGCCGTCGGACTGGCTCATTTCGTCAAGACGAATTTCTAG
- a CDS encoding nucleotidyltransferase family protein gives MEALAARALHRHHATVPAAIVADLSSDATRTAQANLRAANECRRLLAAFHDADVPVLFVKGLTLSQLAYGDATVKMSSDIDFLVEPSSLPAVAGILATLGYSLDAADMEVGSAAYERMHRHAKDVPWRNRAGITLEPHTRLTDHPDLIPAIGMASPRQEVGVLPGVSLPTLAREDLFAYLCVHGASSAWFRLKWVADLVGLIGSDGAEAERLYRLAVRQGAGRAPAQALLVASRLFGLPLPERLRAELCADPANRALARMALRQISDEREPTARPLGTLTIHLSQLLLRKGLRFKTSEARRQVAQVLAR, from the coding sequence GTGGAAGCTCTCGCCGCTCGCGCCCTGCACCGTCATCATGCCACCGTCCCTGCCGCAATAGTCGCCGACCTGTCCAGCGACGCCACGCGGACCGCGCAAGCCAATCTGCGTGCCGCCAACGAATGCCGTCGGTTGCTCGCCGCCTTTCACGATGCCGATGTTCCAGTCCTGTTCGTAAAAGGTCTGACACTTTCGCAATTGGCCTACGGCGACGCGACAGTGAAAATGTCGTCCGACATCGATTTCCTGGTCGAACCGTCCAGCCTGCCAGCCGTGGCCGGCATTCTCGCCACTCTTGGCTATTCTCTCGACGCGGCCGATATGGAGGTAGGCAGCGCCGCTTATGAGCGGATGCACCGGCATGCCAAGGACGTGCCATGGCGCAACCGCGCCGGCATCACGCTTGAGCCGCACACGCGGTTGACCGACCATCCCGACCTCATTCCCGCGATCGGCATGGCGTCGCCGCGGCAGGAGGTCGGCGTCCTGCCCGGTGTTTCTCTCCCTACCCTCGCTCGCGAAGACCTATTCGCCTATCTTTGCGTGCACGGCGCCTCAAGCGCGTGGTTCCGGCTCAAATGGGTCGCCGACCTTGTCGGATTGATTGGATCTGACGGCGCGGAGGCCGAGCGTCTTTATCGACTGGCGGTTCGCCAGGGTGCGGGCCGCGCGCCGGCCCAAGCGCTGCTGGTCGCCAGTCGTCTGTTTGGACTTCCTCTGCCCGAGCGGCTGCGCGCCGAACTTTGCGCCGATCCTGCAAATCGCGCCCTTGCGAGGATGGCGCTACGCCAGATTAGCGACGAGCGTGAACCGACTGCGCGCCCACTCGGGACGCTGACGATCCACCTCTCCCAGTTGCTCCTGCGCAAGGGGCTCCGGTTCAAGACTTCCGAAGCCAGGCGCCAGGTTGCGCAGGTTCTAGCCCGCTAG